The following are encoded together in the Tribolium castaneum strain GA2 chromosome 3, icTriCast1.1, whole genome shotgun sequence genome:
- the ATPsynCF6 gene encoding ATP synthase-coupling factor 6, mitochondrial translates to MLSSHLLNNIHRSVRATVHSRNIGILAPCLQKASDPIQQLFIEKIKEYKQKSGGGTKLVEPSPEIERELKSELEKVAKVYGGGPGVDMTKFPTFKFTDPVIDPINLEK, encoded by the exons ATGTTGTCTTCGCATCTTTTGAACAATATCCACAGGTCGGTCCGTGCCACAGTCCACTCACGCAACATCGGAATCCTCGCCCCCTGCTTGCAGAAGGCCTCCGACCCGATCCAACAACTCTTCATTGAGAAAATCAAAGAATACAAACAGAAAAGTGGAGG TGGCACCAAACTCGTGGAACCCTCGCCTGAGATTGAGCGCGAGCTCAAGTCCGAGCTAGAGAAGGTGGCCAAGGTCTATGGGGGCGGTCCTGGCGTTGACATGACCAAGTTCCCAACGTTCAAATTCACGGATCCTGTGATCGATCCAATCAACTTggagaaataa